The stretch of DNA GAAGAAACGCGCACGCAGATGGTCGCGGACATCCGCGGCAGGCTGCAGAAGATGGGCGATGTGAACCTCACGGCGATCGAGGAATACGAGGAGCTCGAGAAGCGGCACGCCTTTCTGCAAACGCAGATGCGCGATCTGAACCAGGCGCGGGAAGCGTTGCTGGGTGTCATCGAGCGCAGCGACAAGCGCATCCGCGAGATGTTCATGGACACGTTCAACCGGATTGGCGAGAATTTCGGCCACTATTTCCGGCGCTTGTTCAACGGCGGTCAGGCGCGCGTGTACCTGATCGACGAGGACGATCCGCTCGAAAGCGGCATCGAGATCGAAGCGCGGCCGCCGGGCAAGAAGCCGACGTCGATATCGTTGTTGTCAGGCGGCGAAAGCGCGATGACTGCCGTCGCGCTGCTGTTCAGTATTTTCAAGGCCAAACCGAGCCCGTTTTGCGTGCTGGACGAGGTGGACGCGCCGCTCGATGACGCGAACATCGGCCGCTTTCTGGGTTTGCTTGAAGAGTTCGTCGATCAGAGCCAGTTCGTGGTCATCACGCACAACAAGCAGACGATGGCGAAGGCGGACGCGCTCTACGGCGTCACGCAGCAGGAACGCGGCGTTTCACAACTGGTGAGCGTGAAGTTCGACGGGAAGTAGCATCGCGAAGCGGCATACGTTGAGACTTTCCTGGAAACGCCCATTGGTCGTTTGGTGTTGCGAACTCCTGAGGAATCGTAGAGAATTGAACGACAGCAGGAGTCTGGAAGATGGCCGAGCGCATATCGATCGATCCGAATATATGTCATGGAGAGGCGTGCGTGAAAGGTACGAGAATTCCGGTGCACCTCATTCTGCGTATGTTGGCGAACGGCGATACCGAAGCGGAACTCCTTACGGAGTATCCCTCCCTCACGCACGAAGACATTCTGGCCTGTCTGGATTACGGAGCGTCGTTGGCGGAGGAACAGATCACTCCGCTTGACGCACTGTCCGCGGGCGCATGAAACTGATCGTTGACGAGCACATTCCATTGATGACCGTTCGGGCGCTACGTGATTTGGGACACGACGTGCTGGACATTCGTGGAACCGAGCGGGAAGGACTGCCCGACACCGCTCTGTGGGCTCTCGCCCAAGGCGAGACACGTACACTGATTACGACGGACAAAGGGTTTTCGCAATACAGACAGTCCGCGCATTATGGAGTTCTAATTGTGAGGCTTCGGCGGCCGAACAGGCACAATATTCACTCGCGCATCATGCAGGCCATTAGCCAGTTCGGCGAAACGGAGTGGCCCAACCTGCTCGTCACGATGCGTGACGTGGCGCAGAGCGTTACCCGGAGCCGGGCAAGTTCCTGAATCAACCAGGTATGCGAGGTGATCCACCGTGAGTAACATGATGGACCGTCTGCATGAAATCCGGGCGGCGCCCGCTGAAGCAACCAGAGACTTGCGCCCGGAAGACTACGACCGTCCATTTCCTCGAAATGGCGTCCACTGCGACGCGGAAATGCCGCAATCAGAACCCGGCGAAGGACCACCGTTGTATTGCGTTGTTGGCATCATTTCGGGCGAAGGCCGGAACACAAACGCGAGAGTCGTTAGCCCTCTTTGCCCAACCTGCGGCAAGACGACGATTTTCGAGTACTGATCTGCGCGGGTGCATCCCTCGCGCTGCCCAAGTTAGAATGAACGTCCTCCACCTTTTCAGCAACGCGAAGTTTACCGGGCCGGCGGAATTGGCGTTGAACCTTTGCGTCACGCTGCGGTCGCTTGGGGTGGGGGTAGACTTGGCGTTTCCGGCGTTGCCGACGGGGCGCGCGCACACGTTGCTTGATACGGCGCGGGCGCGGGGCATCGAACCCATCCTCGATTTACGCTTGAGCAAGCACGAGAATCCGGTAGTGAATTGGCTGGATGCGCGGGCGCTGGCGCGGTTTCTGGATAGGTCGCCGTACGACCTGATTCATTGCCATTTGGATAACGACCATCGTATCGCCCTGGCCGCGACCCGCGTTCGCGGTATCCCCGTGGTCCGGAGCAGTTACGAGGGTCTGGGACTGTCCAAGCCCCGGCGCCACCGGCCGCTACTCCGCCGGACGGCGCGGTTGTTCCAGCCGTCGCAGCGGGCGCTTCGGCACGACCATGAAACCTACGGGTATCCCCTGGGGTCTATGCAAGTAGTTTCAGGGGCTATAGATGTGGCGCGATTCGACCCTGCCCGTGAAGTACCCGATGGCCGGGGCAAGCTTGGAATTCCGGCGGGGGCGTTTGTTATCGGCATCGTGGCGCGTATGCAGACACATAGACGATACGAGGACTTCTTCAGCGCGATGCGGCTGCTGACCGACGCGGGCGTTGATGCGCATGCTATAGTAGTGGGTCGCGGCACGAACCAGGAGTCCGTGGGGAAGGTCCCCGCGCGCCGCATTGGGCTGGGCGATCGGGTCCATTTTCCGGGTTACGTCAGCGGGGACGACTACGTTGGCGTGCTGGGCGCATTCGACACCAAGGTTTTTCTCGTTCCCGGAAGCGACGGAACATGCCGCGCAGTGCGCGAGGCCATGGCGATGGGAAAGCCCGCGGTCGTTTCCGAGCGCGGGATGCTTCCCGAGATCGTAGCGGACGGTGTGGACGGATTCGTTTGCGACGGGTCGCCGGAGGCGCTGTACCGGGCGTTGAGCGCGCTGGCTACAGACAGGCCGCGCCGCGAGCGCATGAGCCGCGCCGCGCGGAACAAGGCGGTTTCGACGTTTTCGCTCGAGGCGCAGGCGCGCGCAGTGTTGACGGGCTATGAGGCCGTTCTCGAGGAACGGCGGGCGTAATGTAAGGCGAATCGACGTGTTCCTTCAGATCAAAGAGGTGCTCTTCCGAATTCTGACCAAGCTGTTCCTGCCGAGCCTTGCGCGGAACATGGAGCAGGAAGGGACGTTCCAGATGTTCGAGGGGGGGAGCGCGATTACCGACGAGAACGAGTACTTCCGCATCTACGACAACGGCGCGGACGTGACCATCTTCGTGTTTTCGGGAATGGACGTGCTCTTCGCGGGAGAACCGCGGTTCGAGTTTCGCAAGCAACTCGAGGGCATCGGGCACCCGACGAACTTTGTGTTCATTCGCGAGTTGCGGCGGACGGCATACCACAATTCGCCCAGCGGCGAATCGGACGGCCTCGAGTACTACACGCGCAAGGTGGACGAACTGAAGCGGCAGTTGGGCGCGCGCGTGAACATCGCGATGGGCGCGTCGGGCGGCGGCAGCGCGGCGTTTTACTTTGGCACGCGGTGCGGTTTCGATCACGTGATCGGGTTTAGCCCGGCGTTTCCCGAAACGGTATGGACGGGGCTGGGAAACCAACTGCGCGCAATTGCGGACTTAGGGCTGTTGTTCACGCGACCGCTCGATTACTTCGAGGTCATTCTTGTAGCGCTGGCCGCGAATGTCATCAAACATACGCTGAACCGAACGATTCCGCCGGACCGCATGTGGGACGTGTACCCGCGTTATCGCGACGCGAACCCGCGGCCGACGGGCACGATCATTTACGGGGAGCGCTGCCGACCCGACGCGGCGCAGGCGGAAATCTGCAAGACGATAGCGGGAGTGCATCTGATGCCGCTCGCGACGGGCCGCCACAATGGCCCGGGATTCCTGAAGGAACGCGGCGAACTTGCGGACACGCTTACGAGCGAGATTCGAACGGTGCTGCGGCGTTTGGACGTGCCGCTGGCGCCGGCCCCTTCACTTCAGGACCGGCCCGTCGATTTGCAGTCTAGCCCGGTCCCCGTGACGGAGTGAGGGCGTTGGACGCATTCGACCAATCTAACCTGACGCGGACGCAACTCGCGCTTTGGCTTGGGCAGAAGCTGCACCCCGACACACCGTTATACCATTCCTCGATGGGGCTTATTATCCCCAAGCGGATTGACCCGGCCGCGTTTACCGCGGCGTTCAAGAAGCTCGTGGAATGCAGCGACGCCTTGCGGACCGTCGTCACGCTCGAACATGGCGTGCCGCAGCAGCACGCGCTTGAAGCGATCGCGTTCGATGTCGACTATGTCGATTTCTCGTCCGAGGCGGATCCGCACGCGGCGTATTGCGCGTGGTCAGACGAGCGCTGCCACCGCCCGTTCGACTTTCAGACGCGTCTGTTCGACTGCGCGCTGGCAAAGCTCGCCGACGACCAGTACGTGTGGTACACCTGCCAGCACCACATTATCTGCGACATGTTCTCGTTTCTCATTGCGATTCAGTACATGTCGGCGCTCTACGAGAAGGCGCTCGAAGGGACGCTGGACGAGGTCGAGCCGTTTCCGGCGTTCGCCGCGTACATCGAGGAGGAACTTGCGAACCGCGGCGCGCTGGGCGATGCGCAACAGCGCGCGTACTGGGAAGCGCGGCTAGCGCGCGAGCCCGATCCGATCTCGTTCTACGGCAAGCCGGTGCCGCGGCTGGTGGGCGCGAACTATCGCGAGAACGTGGATCTTGGCGAGAAACTGTCGCGGCAGATACGCGAGTTGGCTTGCGAGCTAACGGCGACGACGAAATCGGGCCACGCCGCGCAGTTCAATATTTTTGCGGCGATTTTGTTCGCGTACCTCAATCGAATTTGCTCGGTGAACCGCCCGTCACTGGGGATGCCGTTCCACAACCGGCGCGACGACGTCCGCAAGCAGACCGTCGGCGTGTTCATGAGCGTATTGCCGCTGAGCGTTGACATCGATGATGGCGATACCCTGATGTCGCTGCTCGACAAGATTGGCGCCGAGGCGGCGTCCAACCTTCGCAACAGCCCGTATTTCATCCACAACTTGATGCACACGCAGGCGCACGACGTGTTGGTGAACGGATTGTTCGCTCCATTTCCGGAGTTTGCAGGCGTCACGTGCGACATGCATTGGCCGCTGTTCCGCAACGTGCTCGATCCGATCGTGCTGAATTTCTACGAGAACCCGGCCACCGGCAATTTCGGGAACGTGTTCATCTTCAATTCGGCGATTTTTAACGCGGAGATGCGCCAGCTACTTATCCACGATTACGACCGGGTGGCGCATGCGTTGCTGGACAATCCGAACACGGCGATTCGCGACATCGATTTGCTGTCGGATGCCGACAAACGGCGATTGCTGGTCGAGTGGAGCGGATCGGATGCGCCGTTCCCCGAGAAGCAAACGATCCATCAACTGTTCGAGGCGCAGGTGGAGCGCACACCGGATGCGGCCGCCGTGGCCTTCGAGGGGCGCACGCTTTCGTATCGCGAGCTGAATGCGCGCGCAAATCAACTTGCCCGCCATCTGAAGGAACTCGGGGTCGAGAAAGAGGTCCTGGTGGGCCTGTGTGTCGAACGGTCGCCGGAAATGGTGATCGGTCTGCTCGGCATTTTGAAAGCTGGCGGCGCGTACGTGCCGCTCGATCCCGCGTATCCATCGGACCGGATCGCGTTCATGCTCGAGGATTCGGGCGTGCACTTCCTCGTCACGAATGAGCGGTTACGCGCGACGCTGCCGACGAACGGCGCGAAGGTCGTATGTCTGGACAGCGATTCGGAGACGATCGCCGGGCGCGGTTCGGAGAACCTCGTCAACGGCGTCGAGGCGGGCAACCTTGCGTATGTGATCTATACGTCCGGATCGACGGGCAAGCCTAAGGGGAGCATGCTCGAACACCGCGGCGTGTGCAATCTGATTTCGCACAAGGCGCGGGTGCTGCAAGTTGGCCCGGGCAGCCGCGTGCTCCAGTTCTGCTCGCTGAACTTCGACCCGTCGGTATGCGAAATATTCATGACCTTGTGCAGTGGCGGAACGCTGTATTTGGTGCCGCAGGAGAAGGTAAGGGCGCCGGACGAGATTGCGCGCATTCTAAAGCACGAACGGATCAACGCGGCGCTGATGACGCCGTCATTGCTTCGGTCGCTCCCCAACGAGGAACTTCCGGATTTGAAAGTGATCGAATCCGGCGGAGAGGTGTGTTCGGCATCGCTGGTGACGCGCTGGGGCAAGGGACGGAAGTTGTTCAACGCGTACGGTCCGACCGAGGCGACGGTGTGCGTGTCCGAGGCGTTGTGCGACGCGGGGACCAGCGAGGACCCGCCGATCGGAAAGCCAATACCGAATACGCGTCTGTATGTGTTGGACGATCAGATGCGACTGGTTCCGCCCGGCGTGCCCGGCGAGTTGTATATCGGCGGCGTGGGAGTGGGGCGCGGTTACCTGAACCGTCCGGATCTCACCGCGGAACGGTTTGTGAAGAACCCATTCAACGGGATCGGCGGCGATCGGTTGTACCGGTCCGGCGACCGTGTGCGGTACCGTGAAGATGGAAACATCGAATTCCTTGGCCGCGTCGATCAGCAGGTGAAAATCCGCGGGCATCGCGTCGAACTTGGCGAGATCGAATCGGTGCTTATTCAGTTTCCGGACGTTCGCGAGTGTGTGGTGGATGCGCGCGAGGACGCTTCGGGCGAAACGAAGCTTGTGGCGTATGTCGTGCCTCGGCGCACTGGACAGCTCTTCGACGGCGAACTCAAGGGGTTTCTCCGCATGCTGCTGCCGGAGTATATGCTGCCGGCCGCGTACGTGACGCTCGATACGCTTCCGCTGAACACGAACGGAAAGATCGATCGGCAGGCGCTTCCGAAGCCCGACCGCCAGGCGCACGCTCACACGGAAGCGGACTCGCCGCGCGATTCCATCGAACTCGAGTTGAAACTGATCTGGGAGCGCGTGCTCGAGGTTAGCCCCATCGGCGTTTCAGACCATTTTTTCGATGTTGGCGGCCATTCGTTGTCGGCAGTGCATCTCATGGACCAGATTCACCGGCACTTTGGCGTGCGGCTCTCGCCGGCCACCCTGTTCGACTCGCCGACGATCGAGTCGCAGGCCGGACTGATTCGCGACAGCAACAAGAGCGTTCCCGCGCCCATCGTCGTACCGTTGCACGGCGCGGGCACGAAGACGCCGTTTTACTGCATCCATCCCGCGCCGGGCACGGTGTTCTGTTACATGCCGATCGTCGCGCATTTGGACGAAGACCGGCCGTTTTACGGGATTCAAGCGCCGACCGTGGACGGCGTGGGGACGGTCATCACGTCGATACCGGAAGCGGCGCGCATGTACATCGCGGCGATTCGCGAGCAGCAGCCACATGGCCCATACATGTTGGGTGGCCATTCGTCGGGAGGGAACATTGCGTTCGAGATGGCGCAGCAGTTGCGGGCGCAGGGCGAAGAGGTCCGCCTGCTCGTGATGCTCGACAGCATGGCCCCCGTGCCGGGTGGCCGTTCGGAAGATTTGTACCGCATCATCGTGGACGTGACGAACGACACGATCTGGCTCGCGAGTATCGTTCTGCTGGTCGAGCATTTCTTCTCAGCCAACCTGGGCGTCACGTACAAGCAGCTTCGCGGGATGCCGATGGAGCGGCAACTCGAAACCGTGCTGGACGCGTTGAAGCGCATCAAGTTTGTGGCGCCGACGGCGGATACGGGCGCCATTCGGGGCATGGTCGAGAATTTCAAGCGCACGCTGCAATCGACCATGCAATACCGGCCGGACGTGTATGACGGGAAAATCGCGTTTCTGCGCACGAACGATTTGTTCACCGCGATGCCGGACGGAATCATGGTGGAATCGATACTGAAATACATCAAGGCGCTCGTCACGAATTGGCGCGTGTCGCTGCGCGTGCTTCCGCAGATTTTGCGCGACATGTTGACGACGCTGTTCCGCTCCGGCGCGCTGCGGAAATACTTTTCCGACGAGTCGCTCGGCTGGCGGCGCTACACAACCCAGCCGGTGTCGGTGCATCCGGTCCCCGGAAACCACATCACGATGCTGACCGAACCGAATGCGAAGGACGTTGCGAGGATACTTTCGGAGTGTCTCGACACCGCGGACTCGACGGCGGCGCGCTGATCGGGCTATTGTTCCATGCCGCCTGGGCCGAGCGGCGAGGCGGGTCGACGGGCTGTTATTGGGGAGAGCCATCGAAGCGGTGGGGGTCCCGGTGCGCGGAGCGCTTCCGACCGGCGCGACGTGTTACAGGCCAGCGTGGTTGACGAGCTGGCGCGTGATGAGGCGCACAAGACGCAGCGTGAGCCAACGGGGCGAAAGCCTCACGAGGAACGCGGCGAACTGCGTGAAGAACGGCGCCGCGATGGCGCGTTTACCCAAGGTATTCAGCGCAAGCGCGGCAATACTCTCCGGTGTCGACGAGTACTGCTGAATCCGGTCGCAGTCCTCCTTCGAGAACCCTTCGGTCCTGAAGAAGTCCGTCTTCATTCCCGCGGGGCACACTGTCAAGCAGTCGATCGGCGAGTTCCGCAGTTCGCCCCACAACGATTCGCCGAAGTGCAGCAGAAACGCTTTCGACCCGCAGTACACGGATTCGTAGGGGCAGGAGATAAACGCTTGCAGCGAGGACACGATGATGACCGCTCCGGCGTTGCGTTCGAACATTTGTGGGAGATACGCACGCGTGAGCAGAACGGGCGCAAGGCAGTTTAGTTTCACGAGCAGTTCGAGCTTCGCGGGGTCGCGGGTCTCAAAGTTTCCGCCGTGCGCCACGCCGGCGCAGTTTACGAGAATGCCGATGGGAATATCGGATGTGAATTCGACCAGCCGCGCTACTGCGCGGTCTGACGCGAGGTCGAGTTCCAGCGGCCGGCATGCGATGGCATGCTTTTCCGACAGTTCATGCGCCAACGCGGACAGCGCTTCCTCACCCAATCCGACGAGCACGCAATTCACGCCCGCCGCGGCGATCTGCCGTGCGAACTCGCGTCCCAATCCGGACGACGCGCCGGTGACGAGCGCCCAGCCGTTGTAGTGCTTCAGGTCTTTCATGGCATTTCTGGAGTGAACTTCGGAATGGCGAGAGTGTACAGGAAGCGGGGAGGGCGTGGCAGCGCGCGCTATGTGAGCGTGTGACCGGCCGGTTCGCCGCTGCGCGCAACCTCCTCGAGAATGCGCGCGGCGGTCGCTGCACCCGTGGCGCTCGCGACGGTGGACGAGAAGCGTTGGGACGCCTCGCGGTACTTGGGATTGGACATGACTTCGTTCAGCGCATCGACCAACCATTTGGACGACGTCTTGCGCGCCTGGCTGCACAGGCCCATGCCGCGGCGCTGGAGCATTTCCCCGGTGAGCTTTTGTTCGAGCTGGTTCCACAGCGCAATCATGGGCACGCCCGCTTCCAGCGCCTGGTACATGGTGCTGTTGCCGCCGTGGAAGATAATCGCTTTGCAGTGCTTCAGCACGGCGCGGCCGGGCGCGTATTCGGCGATGCGGAAATTGGGCGGCGCCATGGCGATGGTTTCCTGCGTGGCCTGGCCGCCGGTGGTGACGACAAACCGGTACGGCAGTTTTGCGAAGTCGGCGTACACGCGGCGCAAAAGCGGATCGAGCATGCCCGTTGTGCCGAGCGAGAAATAGATGTTGGTCTGGCCATCCTGCAGTTCGTCGAACCAGTCCGGCATGGGCACCGGCGGCTCGGAAAGAATTGGGCCGACCATCTTCCAGTTCCAATCTTTTGGATACTCGTAGAGTCCGTCGAGGTCGGGCGAGATCATGGGGATGGACTTGAACAATCGGACGGAGTCGATCGGTTTCTTGTTGTACTTGGCGTAGATGGGACGGCGAAAGCGTTCGAGATAGAGCTTGTCCCACACCTGAATTGCGGGATAGGTAATTGAGGGCCACGAGACGAACTTGCCCGCGTAGGAATTCGTAATTCCCGCGGCGGGAATGCCGCGCACGTAGGCCGCGTTGCTGGCGGCGATCGAGGCGTCCCCACAAATAATGTCGGGCTTCTCCTTGTCGATTGCGTCGATGTAGCCCTGGAATATTTTGTCCAGCGGTGTCCAATGGCCGAGGTTGAGCAGATCGAGCCCGACAAACAGGAAGCCCTTGGTCTCCAAGCGATTGAAGATGTACCCGTAGTCCTGTTCCTGGACGTGTACCCACGGGAAGCCGCTCTTGACGGCGACGTTGCTGCGCCAGCCGGGCCGTTCGGGGTCCTCGACTGCGAAGACAACCTGGTGTCCCCGGTCGCGCAACACTTTGCCTATCTCGACACACCGGCAGATGTGCGAGAGCATGTAGGACATGGGCGCAAACATGAACTTGAGGGGGCGGCCATTCGCCGGTAGATTGCTCAAGAGTTCCTCCACAGCCGGACAGATTGCAGCCCTAGTCTGAGTGTAGATATTGGACAAGGATAATGAAGCGTTGGTTTCACCGCGCCCTCGGGTCAGCTAGTTGGCAACCTTGATTGCCGCAAAGTACGCCGCCTCGTAGGACCATCCGTTGGCGCAGTTCTCGACGCGGACGTCGATGTCTTTGTTTGTATAGGGCATGAGGTCGAACGTGACGGTCGTCCATTCGCCCTTGGTGCCGACGATTTTTTCGATCTTCGGTTCGTTGTTGATAGAGACCTTCAACAGGTAGTCGCCCCGCCTGTCGGACGCCGTATCGATCATCAACTGCGGGCGTCCGCCGGCGGGAACATGGAACGAGGCGACGATTGCCGCGGGCTCCGATTCGCTGACAGGATGCAGCACGAGTACGTTGTCGCGGCCCAGGGCGCTCCCACGAACGCCGGGCTGCATGTCGCGGCCGCAGGAAAGCAAGGTCCAATTGGGGTCCCACCAGTTCAATTCCTGTTGTGCGACGGGTACGGCGAGCATTTCCTTCTGATCGGTCCATTGTTCTAGCGTGGCTGGGGGCTGCGGCGATTGCGCGGCGAACGAATACGCATCCGCGGACACGGTCCCGCCGGCGCGCCGGACGATATCTTCGGTGACGCGTTGGCACGCGGGTAAGAGCGTGTTGAACGAATAGCCGGTGTGCGAGAACTTCCTGTCGGCGATTGCCGCGATGCCGCCGGTGAACGATTCTTCGATCGCGTTGAACCCCTTCATGCAGCCGAGCACGCCCGCGGCGTTCGACGGATTGCAGTCGGCGTCTTGTCCGCAACGCGTGGCGATTTCGACGGTCTTGGCGAAATCGCCGTTGCCGTAGAGCAGGCCCATGACGATGTAGGCGCCGTTGAGTTTTGCGTCGATATTGAAGGGATCGCCGGGCGCGCAGTCGACGTCGTCTTGCCACTTTTTCTCGATCTTGTTCCATGCCGCGAGCCAGTCGTCGGGCGATTCCGCGTGCCATTCGATCACATCGGATATGCACTGGTGGTATAGCGACTCTTTCGGAATGCAGGCGAGTCCCGCTTCGACGACCTTGCGCACGTCGTTGTCTTCAAAGTAGGCCGCTGTGTACATGCCGGCGACGAACATGCCGCCGTAGAGGCCGTCGCCGTAGTTCATGATGCGGCCGAAGACATCGCAGAGGCGGTTCGATTCGCGCGGAAGGCCCGGGCAGAGAATTCCAAACAGGTCTGCTTCGATCTGGAAATCGATGTCGTCTGCGTGGCGGTTGTACATGGGATGACCGGACATTGGAGGCATGATGCCGTGACGGCAATTCTCGCGGCCGTAGTGGTTTGCGTGCCAGAGCGGATAGCCGGTGTTCGCGAAGGCTTTGCCCGCCTGCTCGTAGGTTACGCCGAGGCCATGATCTTCGATGGCCTTCAGAAACGTCAGCTCGACGTAGCAGTCGTCCTGATCGATGGCGCCAGCGATGCGATCGGACGTCCACTCTCGAAGCGGATCGGTAATCGGTTTTGCGTTCGAGCGGAATTCGTAGGGCGCGCCATAGCACACGCCGATCATCTGTCCCGCCCATGCGCCCTTGCATTTGTCGAGGTATTTCTCCTTTGACAAGGTCACGGTATCGGCGGACGCAATGAATATGCTTGCATAAATCGCGGCCACGACAAATCGGTACATGTGCGCCCTCCCTGAAGGCGATTAGTCGCCTTCCACGATCCACTCCGGCGTGAACGCGGCGTGTTTGATTGACTTGCCTGCGTCGTCCGAGTGCGTATACGACACGTGGATGCGGCCGTCCTTACCCTGGATGGCCGTGGGATACGCGTAGCTGCCTTTGCGGGGTTCGCTGCGATCCAGGTGGCGCGTCCATTTCCACGTCGCGCCTTCGTCATCGGACATTGTGACGGCCAGCGAGTGACGGCCGTTTTCCGTGTCGTTGTACACGAACGCCCAGCGGCCGTCCGCCAGGTTCAACGCGGCGACGCTTGCGCCGGGGTTTGGCAGTTCCGTATCGCGTGCCGCGGACCACGTCGCGCCGTCGTCGCCCGACGTTGCGAAGAGCACGCGATTTGGCGGGCCGCCACTATCGCGGCAGAATGCGACGAGTTGCCCGCTCTTTTTGCGGAAGATGGTGGGCTGGATCGGCGCGAACCCGATGATCGGCAAGCTCGGTTTCCACGTCTCGCCGAGATCGTCGGTGATGGCGATCAATCCGGCGTTGTAGCCATCCGAATACAGCGGCACCAGGATACGGCCCGATGGCAACGCGACCGGGACCGCGCGGGTCATCCAGCCGAGCTGGCGCTTGATGCGGTCCTTCGATGCGTCGACGAGCATTTTGGTGTATTGCGGCGCGTACTCCGCCCACATTGGTTCATCGGGGTTCAGCTCCTTGAAGCGATCCTCGGTGGCTTTCGCGAATTCGTCGCCGGGCTGCAACAGGATTACGTCCTGCCACGACCAATTGGGCGCACCTTTGCCGGTGTAGTCGTCGGCGCGCCGGTATTTCAAGAGGCATTGCTCCCACTTGTTCGCCTGCACCACGACCCAGAACAGCCAGAGCCGGTCCCTCGAGTCGATGAACAAGGTTGGGTTGCAGTCGGGATGGTCCGGCGTGTCCGCCATGGTGAAGACGGGACTCCACGATTTCGCGCCCTTCTTCAGGCGGGCGCCCTGGATTTTCACATCGTTCGCGCTGCGTTCGCCGGACCCGTAGAACCAGCATGCGATGAGGTCTCCGTTCTTGCATTCGACGACGGCGCTTCCGTGGCAGTGTTTCTCCTGCGGCGGGAAGATCAGTTCCGATTGCGCCCCGGCTGACGCCCCCGTAACGAATGCGATAGCAAACAATGTAGTCATGCGGAAAGTCTCCTTGCCATGTTTAACATCAGGCTTGCCGACGTACAAATCCTTATGCGCCGCCAAAATCCAAGACCGCGCGGTATCGCACCTTCCCATCCGCGAGGCGCGCCATCACTTCGTTGATCGCGTCTGGGCGATATACCTCGATCATCGGTGTCACCTTGCCCCGTGCGGCAAGTTCTAAGACTTCCACCAAATCGTTGCGGCCGCACTGTTGCGACCCGACGATCGATATCTGGTGATCGAGCAAATGCAGCGGGTCAATCGCAATCGCGTCTTTCCCAATTGCCATCGAAATCAACTTGCCCTCGCGCCGAATCCCCGCAATCGCTTCGCTGTTGTACCGCATCAAATTCGACGTTGACAACAACACATCGACGCCACCCGCGTCCGCCAATTCCTTGCCGACATGATTGCGAACGACCAACGCCTCATCCGCGCCGATCTGCAATATCTCTTTGCGCTTTACCTCCTGCGAGGTAATCCCGATCACCTCGTGTCCATACGCTTTCGCAATCTGGATCGCGAGATGCCCCAGCCCGCCGATGCCGATGACGCCGATGCGGTCCCCCGGCTTCGG from Candidatus Hydrogenedentota bacterium encodes:
- a CDS encoding DUF433 domain-containing protein translates to MAERISIDPNICHGEACVKGTRIPVHLILRMLANGDTEAELLTEYPSLTHEDILACLDYGASLAEEQITPLDALSAGA
- a CDS encoding DUF5615 family PIN-like protein translates to MKLIVDEHIPLMTVRALRDLGHDVLDIRGTEREGLPDTALWALAQGETRTLITTDKGFSQYRQSAHYGVLIVRLRRPNRHNIHSRIMQAISQFGETEWPNLLVTMRDVAQSVTRSRASS
- a CDS encoding glycosyltransferase family 4 protein: MNVLHLFSNAKFTGPAELALNLCVTLRSLGVGVDLAFPALPTGRAHTLLDTARARGIEPILDLRLSKHENPVVNWLDARALARFLDRSPYDLIHCHLDNDHRIALAATRVRGIPVVRSSYEGLGLSKPRRHRPLLRRTARLFQPSQRALRHDHETYGYPLGSMQVVSGAIDVARFDPAREVPDGRGKLGIPAGAFVIGIVARMQTHRRYEDFFSAMRLLTDAGVDAHAIVVGRGTNQESVGKVPARRIGLGDRVHFPGYVSGDDYVGVLGAFDTKVFLVPGSDGTCRAVREAMAMGKPAVVSERGMLPEIVADGVDGFVCDGSPEALYRALSALATDRPRRERMSRAARNKAVSTFSLEAQARAVLTGYEAVLEERRA
- a CDS encoding SDR family NAD(P)-dependent oxidoreductase — its product is MKDLKHYNGWALVTGASSGLGREFARQIAAAGVNCVLVGLGEEALSALAHELSEKHAIACRPLELDLASDRAVARLVEFTSDIPIGILVNCAGVAHGGNFETRDPAKLELLVKLNCLAPVLLTRAYLPQMFERNAGAVIIVSSLQAFISCPYESVYCGSKAFLLHFGESLWGELRNSPIDCLTVCPAGMKTDFFRTEGFSKEDCDRIQQYSSTPESIAALALNTLGKRAIAAPFFTQFAAFLVRLSPRWLTLRLVRLITRQLVNHAGL
- a CDS encoding amino acid adenylation domain-containing protein, translating into MDAFDQSNLTRTQLALWLGQKLHPDTPLYHSSMGLIIPKRIDPAAFTAAFKKLVECSDALRTVVTLEHGVPQQHALEAIAFDVDYVDFSSEADPHAAYCAWSDERCHRPFDFQTRLFDCALAKLADDQYVWYTCQHHIICDMFSFLIAIQYMSALYEKALEGTLDEVEPFPAFAAYIEEELANRGALGDAQQRAYWEARLAREPDPISFYGKPVPRLVGANYRENVDLGEKLSRQIRELACELTATTKSGHAAQFNIFAAILFAYLNRICSVNRPSLGMPFHNRRDDVRKQTVGVFMSVLPLSVDIDDGDTLMSLLDKIGAEAASNLRNSPYFIHNLMHTQAHDVLVNGLFAPFPEFAGVTCDMHWPLFRNVLDPIVLNFYENPATGNFGNVFIFNSAIFNAEMRQLLIHDYDRVAHALLDNPNTAIRDIDLLSDADKRRLLVEWSGSDAPFPEKQTIHQLFEAQVERTPDAAAVAFEGRTLSYRELNARANQLARHLKELGVEKEVLVGLCVERSPEMVIGLLGILKAGGAYVPLDPAYPSDRIAFMLEDSGVHFLVTNERLRATLPTNGAKVVCLDSDSETIAGRGSENLVNGVEAGNLAYVIYTSGSTGKPKGSMLEHRGVCNLISHKARVLQVGPGSRVLQFCSLNFDPSVCEIFMTLCSGGTLYLVPQEKVRAPDEIARILKHERINAALMTPSLLRSLPNEELPDLKVIESGGEVCSASLVTRWGKGRKLFNAYGPTEATVCVSEALCDAGTSEDPPIGKPIPNTRLYVLDDQMRLVPPGVPGELYIGGVGVGRGYLNRPDLTAERFVKNPFNGIGGDRLYRSGDRVRYREDGNIEFLGRVDQQVKIRGHRVELGEIESVLIQFPDVRECVVDAREDASGETKLVAYVVPRRTGQLFDGELKGFLRMLLPEYMLPAAYVTLDTLPLNTNGKIDRQALPKPDRQAHAHTEADSPRDSIELELKLIWERVLEVSPIGVSDHFFDVGGHSLSAVHLMDQIHRHFGVRLSPATLFDSPTIESQAGLIRDSNKSVPAPIVVPLHGAGTKTPFYCIHPAPGTVFCYMPIVAHLDEDRPFYGIQAPTVDGVGTVITSIPEAARMYIAAIREQQPHGPYMLGGHSSGGNIAFEMAQQLRAQGEEVRLLVMLDSMAPVPGGRSEDLYRIIVDVTNDTIWLASIVLLVEHFFSANLGVTYKQLRGMPMERQLETVLDALKRIKFVAPTADTGAIRGMVENFKRTLQSTMQYRPDVYDGKIAFLRTNDLFTAMPDGIMVESILKYIKALVTNWRVSLRVLPQILRDMLTTLFRSGALRKYFSDESLGWRRYTTQPVSVHPVPGNHITMLTEPNAKDVARILSECLDTADSTAAR